The DNA region GAGTCATATGGAGGAGTAGCGACTAACCTAATGAAAATGTGTGATTTCTTAACAGAATCAGCCAAATGGAAATTCTTCACCTGTTTATTTGTTTTACATTGGGCTTCACAATGGTGCAAGGTGAGTAAATGTAAGTTTTTTTTCATCGAGatctgtgaaagtgaagtgaaagctcacctgggaaactgcaactcattgtcattgtgacacagcactcaaccgcacacaagtgcacactgcactcaacgaaattgcatgtatgcctcaaccgtgcaagggggtaggcccattggtgccccaagggagcagtgcaggttGATGGGGgagactggttaattactcccccaccaacctggcaggtcgggagttcaACCGGTAAccgtgggctacaagtctgatgccctaaccacttacccatgactgcccatctacACAGAGTTGAAACCTATCTTCAGTTCAAAAGATTTCTGTCAGAAAATAGTCACtgtttttgtctttcaaaaactaCATACATCTTAATTTCTTTATAATACACCCTTATATTAAGGTTAACATTTTAAAGTACATCAGTGTCATCCCCCATTTTCAAGCCATATACATGTTTATCTATTTTTTTATCTATTTTTCTTTACCAGCTAAAAATTTAGCCTTGAATGGAAAGGCAACTCAGTCAAACCTGATTGAAAACCCCTATGCAGGGTACAGTGATGCCCACAATGCCATTGATGGAAATCGTGATTCAAATTTCTATCATGGATCCTGCACTgccacggacacacagacaaacccctGGTGGAGGGTGGACCTGCTGAAGGAGTACATCATCACATCAGTGGTCATCACCAACAGAGGGGACTGCTGTCCTGAGAGACTCAATGGAGCTGAGATTCACATTGGCAGCTCCCTGCTGGACAATGGCAACAGCAATCCACGGTGAGAATCTTAAAACTTCAATCTGCCTCACGGCTCTGTGCCTTATCTCTCATTGGGGGTTAACTCCATGCAAATATGTAGCTGAATTGCTTATAACACTGTCATAGCctagaaataaacaaaaatatgtaGTTTTTCAAAAGAAAGGAAGTTTTTGACCCATCTGTTCTCTTGCGGCATCCTCATTAATATGACAAACTATAAAAAGGGTAATTTAGCTATAGGCTTAATACATGGTCAATTTTGAACCTCTGTactcaaaatatttttttgtggtaAGCATAATCTTTTTTCAGCCAGTATTTAAAATGCTTTGCTGTATGCTATGTTTCTGATTTGCTTTCAGAGCTGGCGTGATATCCTCTATCCCAGCTGGAAGAACTCTGACCGTCAGATGGGATAATGTCAAGGGTCGCTACGTTAATGTTTTGTTGCCAGGATACAATAGGCTTTTGACTCTGTGAGGTTGAGGTTTATGGCTATTTGGCACCGACTGGTAAGCATCAATTACATCATTGTTACGAGAAGATGTACAACGTtatagaggcagaggcagcaagactaagcacatctcttgcagccttcaagaaacaactaaagaccttcctctttcgagagtatctactagactaatgcttgagctggctttgccccagggcagactcctgacatgatgtttagtttagtttagtttgtgtgtgtgtttgtgtgtgtgtgtactcgttatttactctttatgaaaaaaaaaaaaaaaacgaactccTCTTTGCAACTgaacttattgttctgtatatctcctgtgcactttgtaggctatttgcttgtgatgttggcttgattatgtcctctttttttgaaagtcgctttggttataaagcgtctgccaaatgcaatgtaatgtaatcgaaTGTAATTTAATGGCATATACTGTAAGTGAAACCCATCGAAAAGTCGTTCCAAATATGTTTTTTACAGTGTGTTCTCATTGTCACTGCAGGTGAGAATGTGGCCTTAAGAGGGAAGGCCACTCAGTCAGACCTTTATGGACAAGGCTTTGCTTCCAATGCTATTGATGGGAATCGGGATGGAATATGGGGTCATGGGTCCTGTACTCACACAGTGGCTCAGCTCAACCCCTGGTGGAGGGTGGACCTGCTCCAGACACACAAAGTCTTCTCAGTGATCATCACCAACACTCTGGATAATATTCCTAGGCGACTGAATGGGGCTGAAATCCGGATTGGCAATTCCTTAGAAAACAATGGCGTCAATAATCCCAGGTAAAAGACTGCTCCGCTGATGGAAAGATGATGAATGGGACTTCACACAATATACATTTTAATGTCACTTTTAATTAAACAAACTAAAAAGCCAACATTTTGCTCACCATGCTATCGTCCCTGCCACCGGGGAGTGTTAATGTCGGTTCCGGAGTTCCTAAACAGTTAATCGACAGGGATATCACCATTAATAGCCTATAATACACTGCATGGTTCAAAAGCTAAGGGCTGtgggtttaacccattttagcctggagacacatatacaggtatGCTGCATACACTAcaggcttttgagatttgagggtttttattagaaatgtatgtttgagctgaatgaacacattctagcaCGAGGGTGCTAGCtttcaactcatttcatgtttgtatctgcttcggaggctgagttaggcctaggcctacttaagaTTTAATAAGCAACATGGGTTAAACATCATTGTTCAAATTGCCTCTGCATGCCATGACCAGTTAGAGCAAAAATTAGTAACCTGCTCCAACAGTGACTAACCTGCACCAACGAATAAAGCAGGGGTTAAAAAAAATTGTGGTGAGATTGGAGGACAGGTCGGCCGTCCTTTTGTGTCTGACCTCCAACGATGCAGTACTAGACCTACTCACAAGACAGAAATAGACAGTTATCTGCCTTTGGTTTGTGTATTTACTAGGCTATGTTATATTACTGTTTACACAGATTTGGATTTTAATGAAGCCATAATTTGGTCTCCGTAATAGATCTTGTTCCTTTTGTATTTGCCCATTTTATCAGGTGTGCTGTAATCTCCTCGATTCCTGCTGGGTTTTCTGAGACGTTTCAGTGCAACGGCATGGAGGGACGTTATGTGACTGTGGTGATACCTGGACGTGCAGAGTATCTCACTCTCTGTGAAGTAGAGGTGTACGGATCACCACTGGACTGACGCCTTTGAATAAAGCAGCCATAATGAATGTCAcagccaggggcgtagcagcaaattgtggaccCTACAATCAGCTCccaggactgtgtgtgggccccctatacattGGGCCCTGGTGATTCAGTCACACTTCCCTCTACCCTGTGCGACACCCCTGGTCACACACTGTAAACCCTAACATGTTCAATGAACCCAAAACATTTGGGGTAACACATTGCCTCAAAAAAACTGATTTTTCAACGATTGAATGAACATAAAAAGTTAAGGTTGCGTGTACCATAATTTTAAGGTACACTGCATTATTTGATTTGAGTACAATAAACGATTGTCTCATGATGTAGTAATCTGTACTTATTAGTTGGGTTGAAATGTATTGTTTGTTTAAATAATTCAATATTATTTGTTCTTTTTCCAAGCCTTTTAATTTGGCTACTGGTAAATATGCACCCTATTTTACTACTAAATATGGGGTTGAGGTCTTCAGTATAGCACCTAGACATGTTTTTATGCACTTCAACATTTACATAGCATTTTCTTTGTACAATTGAGGGTTCAACACTAAATAAGGAAACTCCAAACTAGAATATGCATACTTCAACATTTCCAAAACAGCACATCTATTGATGCAAGAGCtatgaataaaaaacaaaacagattgaCTGTCTTTGAAGGTTTATTGTAATGCAGCCATGTAAAAactgaacaaaaaaacaataaagcatTTCTAAATTAGGCATGTtacatacaaaatatttttttgttttactaaCAACATACAAAATACACTTACCACTATATTTTTTGTACAGTTTGTTATGGGATAGACTGGTTAAGACTGTGATTAACACATCTGCTACTGAGTAAAGGATTTCCCACTATGACATACCAAACTATATGAAAACATGGTAGGAAGTGTAAAATACAAACCTATTTGGAAACACTGTCAAGTGGCCATGCCTGTAAATGTTGATATACCTTTTTTCACAACACAGTAGTATCAGAACCAGCTGAACGAATTGCAGGGCATGTTTACCATGCACAGTGGGTAGTTTGTTTACAGGTATGGCCATTTGACAGTGTTGGAGTTAGCCTATTCACACAACAAAGTAGCATAAAGTGCATTATAAGTCACTCCCTTCCACAACAGAAACTCTGGGAATGTCACTTTGTAAAAATATACAACTCATTCAAAGCTGTTTTTCTTTTACACATAAATTGTTCACAAGCCAAAGGTAACATCACTTTTTTCAACAGCCTTTGTACATTAAGAGTCCTGAAATGGTTGTACATTGCACTTGACAGATTTTAAAATAAAGATTACAAATGAAGATAAATTGAATACAAAACGCAACTACTTAGCACAAAGGCCCACAATGATTACTTGAATAATGGAATTAACCAAATCAGCAAACACAAAAACATCTTCCAAGGTCAAGCTGGACATTTTACCTCTACAACTATATGTTCAGACAGTTTGTTATGGGACAGGCTGGTTAAGATTGAAATTTACATATATGCTACTGAATTAAGGATTtcgcaattctcaaaatgtaagcaagactcgaatgactggttgcacgctatctatctcgcataaaaatACAAATTGTATctttgacgacagatgacacggagttcactatcctatcaaaataaaagttgtaaattgttgcaggaaaagttggattttttttttagaattacatttttttttacaccaaggctccgtgacccacccatgacccctccagttgagaaacactggtttagagtaTTTGCCACTGCTGTGGTAGCACCCACTACCTGTGTAGTCATTGTAGAGgtggtgacttgaacgctaaaaaattgggtcgcaaccgaatgagagtggaaaatggtgggtcccaagactgttccagttgagaaccactgctctaaatagTAGCATGTGTGCAAATCTCAATCTTAACCACTATACCGTATGACAGACCAATCCATCTGAAAACAtagtgggaaatgtaaaatactaATCTGAAGTGACCTTACATGGCCAGCTTATTAGTCAAAGAGAGCAATTTGGCCTTCAACTCCTTTTTCTCCAAACCCAAGAAAAACCTGTTGAATGAACCGGAATGTGTTTACCATGCATTTTGGGTAGTTCAGGTGAAGTGCACGTCAAGCCATCGGGTAGGCACATTGCCTGGAGCAAGTTTTTGATATTGCCCATCACAAAATGTCCATAAGGATGTGTTTTAGGGGATTGTAGTGCAACACCATCATGATGAATAACGAAGATTCCAATTTGGATGTGTTTGTAGGCGTCCTCATCATCCACAtcctagaaataaaaataaaaagggtTGTTTTACTCTGAGAACAGAACACTGGCTGCAATAGAAGGGTCAAACACAAGGAAGTATGACAGactacaggtaggcctaatcTAGAAGGGTCACATAGGCTGCTTTGTGGCAAAATATTACAAAACCTATACAAAGGTTACATTatgaaacaaatattttttaataacacacacacacacacacacacacacacacacacacacacacacacacacacacacacacacacacacacacaacctgtgcaCATGCTCCTAACTCCATTATGACCTTGCAAAAAGGGAATTGTCAGATATCTCAAAGTTCTCCATCAAGACGGGAAATGACTGATAATTACATTCACAAACCTGGGTTTAGCGCAAATGCACATCCAGCAGCGGTCCTCCTCTCTGACTTCATCAGACCAAGAGGAGCAGGACAATGGCGATCAGGGGAGTCATAGGATTCTTGCTTCAGGTTTTCCCCCACGACCCTGCTACCCTGGAACACACCAATAAATCAAAATGTAATGTCAAAACACTTCCACACTATAACAATCATTCAcatttgcgcacgcacacacacacacacacacacacacacacacaaaaacctctctctcgcacacacacacacacgcacgcacaaactctgtctctctccctctctcactaaacacatgcacatgctaacATTAGCAACTAGAACACGCAGCTTAGCTGAGTGGTCTAAGACTATGCACTGCTAAAACATTTAGAAAACAACCAGGGCAGTGATACCActtcacaaagacaaaaaaatgatcTACGTTCACAACCTCAAATAAACAATGATGTGTTAACCGTTTGAGACAATCAAGCAAGATGGCACTGAAATGTAACCAACATTGCACTGTGGACATGCTCATAATAGCTAGCTGCTTTCAAGTTTAAGCTAGCAGCTAATAGCTGGAAAAAAACGTTTCTGATCATTTAAGTAGACTAAAACATGTGCAAAACTGAAAACTATACACAGCCCAATGATAGATATCTAATACAAAGCAtgggaaataggcctacattctgaCATCAACTACACATTGGCATGATAGCACTTACCAAAGACAAGAGATACTGCATGATTAGACACACTACTACACAGTAACACTGAAATGACtgactgaaaacagtgaatcgcgTGCACTTACCCTCATCGTTCCTTGTCTTCTTtcctctgtttcttcctcttATTTCTCATTGAATATTTCAACTGTTGGTCCTCATCCTGCTGCCCTGCTGCCAGTCACAGGAGTCTTGTTCGTTCCTGAGAAACGTTGCGGGGGCGGGGCCAATGTATTTGCTTTTCAAACTAGCCAATGAAATCTTTCCAGTTGCCAGTGAATCAAATTGTCTGATTATTTCAATCCAAATATATAGGTTGTATGTACAAAGTGGTCAAAAAAGGTTATGTATATCTAAAACTTTTGGGTTTCAAACAAGAAATCAATGTATCTATATCCAAGAGACCTCATGTATTTGGGTCCATATAACCTGTGGGTTTACAGTGCAGCATCATTTCGAGAACCCGCAATTAATTGTAattttatgtgtgtctgtttaaacactgtgtttgtctgtgcggttgttgtttttcatttcattctAATGATTAAACATGTTTTAGTTTTATGACATCCAGGGacactgacaggggggacaaatttGGGAGTTTGGAGAAAGGGCCCCCAGAATTTGATTGGATAGTCATTAGATATTATGTgctggggccctttcaaattactttgtcctatacagtacatttagaccatgttaatgcaacacttaaagagtagaattcaacacttacagtgtTGGACCttttaagtgttaaattaactcaCAAGGTGTACTAGGCCCAAAGCTGTCAACACCACTGATCACATCATATTTAATTTTCTTTTTCGTGTGGTCCAATCTATTTTTGCATGGTAATTGCACAAAATATAGTCCACTAAATTGCTCAGATCTTCAATTAACAAACAATATTCCAGTAATACCACGAATGGAACTCTGAGATCACAGGCCTCTGTCAAGGAGGATCATTGCACCTGTTTTCTATTGATGAATGCAACTAAGAAACCCAAAAGTCCTGTCTTGCAAATTTTTATAATCACTCAGAAATCTTGACTGAGGTTCCTGAGCTACTTTTTCATCCACCGCACCACACAACAAGTTAAAGTCTATACAAATTATGACAGGCGGATGGATGGAGAGTCTTGTGATATGATGCACAAAGTTCAAGCTATCTTCCAGTACATATCCTTGTATTTTGTCTACTACAGGAAATGTTATTATGCCATTGGCATCACTGTAGTTATGGTTGTTGGAATGTACTAACCTGAGAAGATATAACGTGTGTTATTTACACCAGTAATGGATGCAATTAATTTCAACAATTGTCTTCAATGGAAGAATCAAAATAAATGAAACACATCAGAGGGCCAACATTTTCATTTGATGTCACACCTTACACCAATATTGTAATTATATTATTCTGCAATGACTAGGTGTATTTCTTATGCTACTACTGTAAGACTCAGGCAGACACCTCACAGGTTGACACTTAAGACCACAAGGGGTCATCACATAAAGTAATCTCTCTGCTTGAAATGGATATTTACAGGGGaatttaatcattaatcatttggTAAACTCCTGTTTGCCATTGCACAGTTCTTTGGGACTATGTTTTGATCCAAGATGGGATTTAACAAAAAATCATCATGGGCACCAGTTTAGGAAGATGTTACCTTTCGTTTTATCGGCAATCTAATTTGGCTTCAAACAGCAAAACGGTTTAAAGGAAGTTGGTTTACTGACTGCAATAAAACCTCAATAATAAAATCTCAAAACAGTTGTTTTGCCTTTGTGTGGTTTTCCTcagaggtgtatgaagtagaagtagaagtattggATATAATTACAAGACTAGTTGTACGAATTAGTTTCAAATAAGTAATATCATATAgtatttccttttcttctttacaCACCTTTGGTTTTCCTTATTTCCCGTTTGTTTGCTTCTTTGGTTGCTGATATATCTATGATCTATGACCCCTTGACCATGGTTGGACATTCAGGTGAAGAATGTTACAAAgcagtgtatgcctgtgtgtgtgtgtgtgtgtgtgtggcgcacgtgtgcatgcctgcattttttcccccttattgTACCCTTATTGCTCTTCCTTGTGTTCTTCTTTATGACCTGCAGCTGATAACACAGGCATGAGAAATTGTTTTTTTATACATAGCAAACAAGCTCATGAGACCAACAGCCTAAAAAGATCTGATCATTGTAGGGCTGAACCTTAGAAGGCTATGCCCTCAAAGACGTCTCACTTGTAAAGAAAAAACGAGAATGAAAaggtatgaaaaaaatgacacattgTTTCCAACCATATTTTTCACCAATATGAAAGGTCTAACAAAATACAGCAATACACAAAATTGTATTTGTTAAAGTAATTGAAAATATTAATAAAGTTGATAGAGTATATAACATGTTGATTTCATCCATCTTCTAGCAGAATGGAAACAGTGTTCCTGCTGTCCTTGATTATTTTAGCAGGCATTTCAGGCGTGACAGGTAAACACCAATACTAATTTAATTAAataaaaggcaggacgccaaggcactcttcttagataaaaccgctttattataaaggctagttcattaGAACTTAAATGATTAAAaacactgccactgccaacatgtttcggccgctacagggccttcatcagggcacaaggtgaatcaagccgtgtagcacacaagagtctcaaacacactaatcaatcagctgattgactcAAGGTGACGTAGGCGGAATCTGCTCCTGCAGAGCTGCAAGGTACATACAAACAACCACAACATATAACATGTTGATTTCATCCATCCCCTATAGCAGAACGGAAACACTGTTCCTGTCCTTGAGTATTTTAGCAGGCATTACAGGCGCGACAGGTAAGTACCAAAACtaattttaattaatttaattttgaTTCATTAATTTGATCATTATCTGA from Engraulis encrasicolus isolate BLACKSEA-1 chromosome 5, IST_EnEncr_1.0, whole genome shotgun sequence includes:
- the si:ch211-215k15.4 gene encoding LOW QUALITY PROTEIN: uncharacterized protein si:ch211-215k15.4 (The sequence of the model RefSeq protein was modified relative to this genomic sequence to represent the inferred CDS: inserted 2 bases in 1 codon), encoding MVQAKNLALNGKATQSNLIENPYAGYSDAHNAIDGNRDSNFYHGSCTATDTQTNPWWRVDLLKEYIITSVVITNRGDCCPERLNGAEIHIGSSLLDNGNSNPRAGVISSIPAGRTLTVRWDNVKGRYVNVLLPGYNRLLXLCEVEVYGYLAPTGENVALRGKATQSDLYGQGFASNAIDGNRDGIWGHGSCTHTVAQLNPWWRVDLLQTHKVFSVIITNTLDNIPRRLNGAEIRIGNSLENNGVNNPRCAVISSIPAGFSETFQCNGMEGRYVTVVIPGRAEYLTLCEVEVYGSPLD